Proteins encoded in a region of the Rhodopirellula halodulae genome:
- a CDS encoding RNA polymerase sigma factor, with protein sequence MLGPETRTSLIGNLENPASEEVWTEFVAIYRPLVIRVAQAKGLQHADAEDLSQEVFAVVRRSIASFHSRGDGSFRAWLFRITRNLVINHLTRSQGPIGSGDSQVHRWLQQQPDPTQETATLFDFELRRQQLHWAADRVQPKVEPDTWQAFWMTAVEGHSFSEVARSLDKSVGAVRMAKCRVMARLQKEVQQLSSQWESNQ encoded by the coding sequence TTGCTTGGACCAGAAACACGAACGTCGCTGATCGGCAACCTCGAGAACCCAGCTTCGGAAGAAGTATGGACCGAGTTTGTCGCCATTTACCGACCGCTCGTGATTCGCGTGGCCCAAGCCAAAGGGTTGCAACACGCCGACGCGGAAGATCTCTCTCAAGAGGTCTTTGCCGTCGTTCGCCGTTCCATTGCTTCCTTTCATTCGCGCGGTGATGGATCGTTTCGAGCTTGGTTGTTTCGGATCACTCGCAATTTGGTCATCAACCATCTGACTCGGTCCCAAGGGCCGATCGGGTCGGGTGACAGCCAAGTTCATCGGTGGTTGCAACAACAGCCGGATCCAACCCAAGAGACGGCAACGCTGTTTGATTTCGAACTGCGTCGTCAACAACTTCACTGGGCCGCGGATCGGGTGCAACCCAAAGTGGAACCGGACACATGGCAAGCGTTCTGGATGACCGCTGTGGAAGGGCACTCTTTCTCCGAGGTCGCTCGGTCCCTCGACAAATCGGTGGGAGCCGTGCGGATGGCAAAGTGTCGTGTGATGGCACGATTGCAAAAAGAAGTCCAGCAACTTTCCAGCCAATGGGAATCCAACCAATGA
- a CDS encoding serine/threonine-protein kinase, whose product MIARPPIKQTHLSEDTLHAFLHDELKDDTREVTQHIETCEQCQRQVEQLATSGWNDDDLGQLLRDRGSANRLAQENPTLPPSGRNDVDTDDFLTNANLKHSAGARPLSFLDEPTDGDSIGRFARYEIKEILGRGGMGIVMRALDTSLGRQCAVKVLSPELATSAAARKRFSREARSAAAVVHPHVVPIQTVDEHNGLPYLVMPVVEGQSLQQRVEQGGPLSPLEAVRIATQIAEGLTAAHEQGLIHRDIKPANILLENGVERVQITDFGLARAVDDASMTRSGVIAGTPQYMSPEQAHGDAMDHRSDLFSLGSVIYFMLTGRSPFRAETTMGVLNRIGNDAPRSLREINAEVPDWLESLVMRLLSKDPSHRYQRSADVAEVLKGWQAYLLDPTRSPPEPIKPIATSPTNPKGGRSFIGTRFPWILAAGMFGFFAWAAIVLVLQSDNGTLRIESHAEQDLPIQVRRGDEVVQEMTVTDDGQSIQVRSGEYTVEIAGQYDGIQIDNQQVKIERGDTHVITITQQTNDPNAPNPLSQNAHRQNKPVSEPPKISPFTRMVFEGGRVVVVSDDETFEVLEIERFPIDELIEKTQRIYGQKWKKRLSEDLPEVLGNLDVEPKQTVRLKLRAIDTGDIEITEKMMTEANRRQLYIDNEHNQPEVAKRLEMSQLKREPSTDSDLEKTKSILPLHWGGTTYGFRVTIDNDVKHEGDASASLEALNKERGMGFGTLVQAIRADRYAGKRLKYSGFLKTKDVRNAGLWMRIDSEERGTVAFDNMVSRRIQGTQDWQQVEIVLDVPKDATIITFGAIMSNKGRLWADDLSLDVVDESVPATQPEMKPVKQEIQSPMGMADQPQNLDFEEGPGHTVFRGRNVRVFNQASNQFRLNRLPGNSRIRKMQDAVETYMSTLQPPSQSQPDNPQK is encoded by the coding sequence ATGATCGCACGACCTCCGATAAAACAGACACACCTTTCCGAAGACACGCTGCATGCCTTTCTTCATGACGAACTGAAAGACGACACCCGCGAGGTCACGCAGCACATCGAAACGTGCGAACAGTGCCAACGACAAGTGGAACAATTGGCCACGAGCGGTTGGAATGACGACGATCTCGGGCAGCTTCTTCGCGACCGCGGATCGGCGAATCGACTCGCCCAAGAAAACCCAACCTTGCCACCATCCGGTCGCAACGATGTTGATACGGACGACTTTCTCACGAACGCAAATCTGAAACACTCAGCGGGTGCTCGGCCTCTGAGCTTTCTGGATGAGCCCACCGACGGTGACTCGATCGGTCGTTTCGCACGCTATGAAATCAAAGAGATCCTCGGCCGTGGCGGCATGGGTATTGTCATGCGTGCCTTGGACACTTCCCTGGGGCGTCAATGTGCCGTGAAAGTCTTGTCTCCTGAACTCGCCACTTCCGCCGCAGCTCGCAAACGTTTTTCGCGAGAGGCGCGTAGTGCGGCCGCCGTGGTGCATCCGCATGTGGTGCCCATTCAAACCGTCGACGAACACAACGGTTTGCCCTACTTGGTCATGCCGGTCGTGGAAGGACAAAGCCTGCAACAACGAGTCGAACAAGGCGGCCCGTTGTCGCCGTTGGAAGCCGTCCGCATCGCAACTCAAATCGCCGAGGGTTTGACTGCGGCCCACGAACAAGGGCTCATCCATCGCGACATCAAACCCGCCAACATCCTACTGGAGAACGGAGTCGAACGTGTTCAAATCACCGACTTTGGTTTGGCTCGCGCAGTTGACGACGCCAGCATGACTCGCAGCGGAGTGATCGCGGGAACGCCACAGTACATGTCACCGGAACAGGCTCATGGTGACGCGATGGATCATCGAAGCGACCTGTTTTCTTTGGGCAGTGTCATCTACTTCATGCTGACCGGCCGCAGTCCCTTCCGAGCCGAAACCACCATGGGCGTGCTTAACCGCATCGGTAACGACGCCCCACGTTCGCTTCGTGAAATCAATGCGGAGGTTCCGGATTGGCTGGAATCATTGGTAATGCGTTTGCTCAGCAAAGATCCATCGCATCGCTACCAACGATCCGCAGACGTCGCGGAGGTTCTCAAAGGTTGGCAAGCGTATTTGCTGGATCCCACTCGCTCGCCACCCGAACCCATAAAACCCATTGCAACCAGTCCGACCAATCCCAAAGGTGGCAGAAGCTTTATCGGAACTCGTTTCCCCTGGATCTTGGCAGCCGGGATGTTCGGGTTCTTCGCATGGGCCGCGATTGTGTTGGTGTTGCAGTCGGACAATGGCACGCTCCGCATCGAAAGTCACGCGGAGCAAGATCTGCCCATCCAAGTTCGTCGTGGGGACGAAGTGGTTCAAGAGATGACCGTCACGGACGATGGACAATCGATCCAAGTCCGCTCGGGTGAATACACCGTCGAAATCGCAGGGCAATACGATGGGATCCAGATCGACAACCAACAAGTCAAGATTGAACGTGGTGATACACACGTCATCACCATTACTCAGCAGACCAACGATCCCAATGCCCCCAATCCGTTGAGCCAAAATGCTCACCGACAAAACAAACCCGTTTCCGAGCCACCCAAAATCTCGCCTTTCACAAGAATGGTGTTTGAAGGCGGACGCGTTGTCGTTGTCTCGGACGACGAGACCTTTGAAGTCTTAGAAATTGAACGTTTTCCGATTGACGAGCTGATCGAAAAGACGCAGCGGATCTATGGTCAGAAGTGGAAAAAGCGTCTCAGCGAAGATTTACCCGAAGTCCTGGGCAATTTGGATGTCGAACCGAAGCAGACAGTGCGTCTGAAACTGAGGGCAATCGACACGGGAGACATTGAGATCACCGAAAAGATGATGACGGAAGCCAATCGCCGGCAGCTTTACATCGACAACGAACACAACCAACCTGAAGTCGCCAAACGACTCGAGATGTCACAACTCAAGCGTGAGCCCTCCACCGACAGCGATCTCGAAAAAACCAAAAGCATCTTGCCACTTCATTGGGGTGGCACGACCTATGGCTTCCGTGTGACGATCGACAACGATGTCAAACACGAAGGCGATGCAAGCGCTTCGTTGGAAGCTCTCAACAAGGAGCGAGGTATGGGATTTGGAACCTTGGTGCAAGCGATCCGCGCGGATCGCTATGCCGGCAAACGCCTGAAATACAGCGGTTTCCTCAAGACCAAAGACGTTCGTAATGCCGGACTTTGGATGCGAATTGACTCGGAAGAACGCGGAACAGTCGCCTTCGACAACATGGTGTCCCGCCGAATCCAAGGCACCCAAGATTGGCAACAGGTGGAGATCGTCTTGGATGTTCCCAAAGACGCCACCATCATCACGTTCGGCGCGATCATGTCCAACAAAGGCCGGCTTTGGGCAGATGACCTGTCGCTCGATGTGGTCGATGAATCAGTGCCCGCCACTCAGCCCGAAATGAAACCCGTGAAGCAGGAAATCCAATCTCCCATGGGAATGGCGGACCAGCCTCAAAACCTCGACTTCGAAGAAGGCCCCGGGCATACCGTCTTTCGCGGAAGAAACGTTCGAGTCTTCAATCAAGCGAGCAATCAGTTTCGGCTCAATCGTCTCCCGGGCAACTCGCGTATCCGAAAAATGCAAGACGCTGTTGAGACCTACATGTCAACGCTGCAACCACCAAGTCAGTCACAGCCAGATAATCCTCAGAAGTGA
- a CDS encoding methyltransferase family protein has translation MPQSTFISSVPEPSMESPTTISRQQNATVSDGGWARRIVAGYLVVQAASTLIWWGMLILFPASIRWFWPERWPVESLWVFGLADGGLIVAGSALAALLVMRQSAWASIAVWSVAATVWYPTLVCVAVSAWTGEAWVGSSLMISMAGLSLAMATIHGRDGQPATIRTTCMLPRRAIVCTLAQTAIFWSTFLWVLPMGLLEWQLTMGVTRFQHPLQEPVAIGGFLVASVLGLWSGISMSVGGEATPLPTATASKLVVEGPYRLVRNPMAVAGIGQGIAVGWYLGSWFVIAYAFTGAVVWHLLVRPVEERDLKLRFGEDYLRYQNEVALWVPRWPGAHLASRTTLMRLSSPSETSVDAVERFKP, from the coding sequence TTGCCGCAAAGCACATTCATTTCTTCCGTTCCCGAGCCATCGATGGAGTCGCCCACGACCATCAGCCGTCAGCAGAACGCGACAGTGTCGGACGGCGGATGGGCACGTCGAATCGTGGCCGGTTATCTGGTTGTGCAGGCCGCGAGTACGTTGATTTGGTGGGGGATGCTGATCCTGTTTCCCGCCAGCATCCGTTGGTTTTGGCCGGAACGTTGGCCGGTGGAATCGTTGTGGGTGTTTGGATTGGCGGACGGAGGATTGATCGTTGCCGGTTCGGCTTTGGCGGCCCTGTTGGTCATGAGGCAGTCTGCTTGGGCATCCATCGCGGTTTGGTCGGTTGCAGCGACGGTTTGGTATCCCACCTTGGTTTGCGTCGCGGTCAGTGCTTGGACCGGTGAGGCGTGGGTTGGTTCGTCACTGATGATCAGCATGGCGGGCCTATCGTTGGCCATGGCAACCATTCACGGCAGAGACGGACAGCCCGCCACGATTCGAACGACGTGCATGTTGCCTCGTCGAGCGATCGTTTGCACGCTTGCTCAGACAGCGATCTTTTGGAGCACGTTCCTGTGGGTGCTGCCGATGGGGTTGCTGGAATGGCAGCTCACGATGGGTGTAACACGGTTCCAGCATCCATTGCAAGAACCGGTGGCCATCGGTGGATTTCTGGTCGCATCGGTCTTAGGGCTATGGAGCGGGATCAGCATGTCCGTTGGAGGCGAGGCAACACCGCTGCCAACCGCCACCGCGTCAAAGTTGGTGGTTGAGGGGCCTTACCGTTTGGTCCGGAACCCAATGGCGGTTGCCGGGATCGGACAAGGCATCGCCGTGGGTTGGTACTTGGGCAGTTGGTTCGTGATTGCCTACGCGTTCACCGGCGCGGTCGTGTGGCACCTGCTGGTCCGACCGGTGGAAGAACGCGATCTCAAGCTTCGTTTCGGCGAAGACTACCTGCGGTATCAGAATGAAGTTGCGTTGTGGGTTCCACGTTGGCCGGGGGCGCATCTGGCGTCTAGAACGACTTTGATGAGGCTTTCCAGTCCAAGTGAAACATCTGTTGATGCAGTGGAGCGGTTCAAACCATAG
- a CDS encoding sulfite exporter TauE/SafE family protein, with product MSGLEVLFGCIVGFALGLTGGGGGIFAVPLLVYGLSIAPREAVGISLASVGGTALSGAVPRLIRGEVELRTGLLFAISGMLGAPVGSYLSTLVPENVLLILFACLMCVVAHRMWVKAAHPQLATGTCSTEGKPRVDRSACQRDADGQLRLTSRCARLLIVVGLVTGVLSGLFGVGGGFVIVPALVLFSGMAIHSAVATSLFVVVLISISGVSSHLIAGNELSSTTAALFTAGGLVGMQFGGFVAKHLHGSTLQKTFAIAVIVVACFVILKSVVA from the coding sequence ATGTCCGGACTCGAGGTCCTATTCGGTTGCATCGTTGGATTCGCCTTGGGCTTGACCGGCGGAGGAGGCGGAATCTTTGCCGTCCCGTTGTTGGTGTACGGGCTTTCGATCGCTCCACGCGAAGCGGTTGGAATCTCGTTGGCTTCCGTTGGAGGAACCGCTTTGTCGGGTGCCGTCCCAAGATTGATTCGCGGTGAGGTGGAGCTGCGAACCGGATTGCTTTTCGCCATCTCGGGAATGCTGGGGGCTCCCGTTGGCAGCTACCTGTCGACGTTGGTTCCCGAGAACGTGCTTCTGATTTTGTTCGCTTGCCTGATGTGCGTTGTCGCTCATCGCATGTGGGTCAAAGCCGCTCACCCTCAGTTGGCAACCGGAACCTGCTCCACCGAAGGCAAACCAAGAGTCGATCGATCGGCGTGTCAGCGCGATGCCGACGGCCAGCTTCGATTGACCTCGCGTTGCGCCCGATTGTTGATCGTTGTCGGTTTGGTCACGGGAGTGCTGTCAGGTCTTTTCGGAGTCGGCGGTGGATTTGTGATTGTTCCCGCGTTGGTGCTCTTCAGCGGGATGGCCATTCACTCCGCGGTGGCAACGTCGTTGTTTGTGGTTGTCTTGATCAGCATCAGCGGTGTTTCCTCCCATTTGATCGCCGGCAATGAACTCTCAAGCACAACCGCCGCGTTATTCACAGCGGGTGGACTCGTTGGCATGCAATTTGGAGGCTTCGTCGCGAAACACCTTCATGGTTCCACGTTGCAGAAAACTTTCGCGATCGCGGTCATCGTGGTCGCATGCTTTGTCATTTTGAAATCGGTCGTTGCGTAA
- a CDS encoding MBL fold metallo-hydrolase, which produces MLLKYFYDSKLAHASYMVGCQKTQEAVIVDPGRRIERYLEMAEREGLQITAVAETHIHADYVSGARELADRVGAKLFVSDAGPQDWKYEYVSGYPHQLLTDGDTFRIGEIGFETMHTPGHTPESLSFLLTDRGGGAATPMGIFTGDFVFVGSIGRPDLLEEAAGMMDTAEPGARDLFASIKRFFELPDHLQVWPAHGAGSACGKGLGAIPSSTVGYEKRYNPALQFDDEEEFVQYILADQPEAPKYFAVMKRVNKEGPKILGADHHHEMLSLDRLDDSLENGVVVDLRSSDAFANEHVPGSINIPIEMLSPWAGWLVDYDKPVSLICKPEELEEAARVLHAIGCDHIAGGFDASAILGSGRATESYETATPEDLADAIRGGEVTLIDVRSQEEWDEGHIEQATHHFLGRLPDTLGQIPRETKVVTQCRSGARAAIAASVLQSKGYKDVANLTGGYMAWKQAELPTVHQQPASSTA; this is translated from the coding sequence ATGTTGCTGAAATACTTTTACGACTCCAAATTGGCTCATGCCTCGTACATGGTCGGATGTCAAAAAACCCAAGAAGCAGTGATCGTGGATCCGGGGCGTCGAATCGAACGTTACCTCGAGATGGCAGAACGCGAAGGTCTGCAAATCACCGCCGTCGCGGAAACTCATATCCATGCGGATTACGTCTCCGGAGCCCGTGAACTGGCGGACCGAGTGGGTGCCAAGCTTTTTGTGTCCGACGCCGGCCCCCAGGATTGGAAGTACGAGTATGTGAGTGGCTATCCCCACCAACTCTTGACCGATGGCGATACATTTCGGATTGGCGAGATTGGATTCGAAACGATGCACACGCCCGGACACACTCCGGAGAGCCTCTCGTTCTTGTTGACGGATCGAGGTGGCGGCGCAGCGACACCAATGGGAATTTTCACCGGTGACTTCGTCTTCGTGGGATCGATCGGCCGCCCTGACTTGCTCGAGGAAGCCGCGGGAATGATGGACACGGCGGAACCGGGAGCAAGGGACTTGTTCGCCTCCATCAAACGATTTTTCGAATTGCCTGATCACTTACAGGTGTGGCCCGCCCACGGTGCCGGAAGTGCCTGCGGCAAAGGTCTGGGTGCGATCCCTTCCTCCACCGTCGGATACGAAAAACGCTACAACCCCGCGTTGCAGTTCGACGACGAAGAGGAATTCGTTCAGTACATCTTGGCCGACCAACCCGAAGCTCCGAAATACTTCGCGGTGATGAAACGAGTCAACAAGGAAGGCCCCAAAATCCTGGGCGCGGACCATCACCACGAGATGCTTTCACTGGACCGTTTGGATGACTCACTCGAAAACGGTGTGGTGGTCGATCTGCGATCGTCCGATGCGTTTGCAAACGAGCATGTGCCGGGATCCATCAACATCCCCATCGAAATGCTTTCGCCCTGGGCCGGCTGGTTGGTCGACTACGACAAACCTGTGTCTCTGATCTGCAAACCAGAGGAACTGGAGGAAGCCGCACGCGTTCTGCACGCGATCGGTTGCGATCACATTGCCGGCGGCTTCGATGCCTCCGCAATCTTAGGGAGCGGCCGGGCCACTGAATCTTATGAAACAGCAACCCCAGAAGATCTTGCCGACGCCATCCGAGGTGGCGAAGTCACTTTGATCGATGTCCGCTCGCAAGAGGAATGGGACGAAGGACACATTGAGCAAGCGACGCACCATTTCTTGGGCCGACTTCCTGACACCCTCGGGCAGATTCCCCGCGAGACCAAAGTGGTGACGCAATGCCGCAGCGGAGCCCGCGCCGCCATCGCAGCCAGTGTTCTGCAATCCAAAGGATACAAGGACGTCGCCAATTTGACCGGAGGCTACATGGCTTGGAAACAAGCGGAACTGCCCACCGTCCACCAACAGCCCGCTTCGTCAACTGCTTGA
- a CDS encoding DsrE family protein, which translates to MGPGRAAGNESPHADNQHGHDERHDADHEVFQYLLQNHDKIKRTVKELPNGVETLTQSDVPDIADKIKEHVHWMEDRIENTNPIRMRDPLFAELFQHTDKIQMRHEETETGVRVIETSDDPYVADLIQAHAKVVSGFVERGFAEAMKNHAVPGKPARDFKTTATPAIAGVGEIVRLPDASQQPRPGTKLLVDLTRGANPNDVNPALKKLAKYLNIWAGAGEEPASLQLAVVFHGDATLVVLEPGAYAAKFQTDDNPNLSLLRKLHEAGVDMYVCGQSLISSGGQPDEVVVFVETAVSAVTSVANLQADGFAYLPLGN; encoded by the coding sequence ATGGGGCCCGGTCGGGCTGCTGGCAACGAGTCACCTCACGCGGACAACCAACACGGCCACGACGAACGTCATGATGCCGACCACGAGGTGTTTCAATACCTCCTGCAAAACCACGACAAGATCAAACGCACCGTGAAGGAGCTTCCCAACGGTGTGGAGACCCTGACGCAATCCGACGTTCCAGACATTGCAGATAAGATCAAGGAACATGTGCACTGGATGGAGGATCGCATTGAGAACACAAATCCGATCCGGATGCGTGATCCGTTGTTTGCCGAATTGTTTCAACACACGGACAAGATTCAGATGAGACACGAAGAGACGGAAACGGGGGTGCGTGTCATTGAAACGTCCGACGATCCTTACGTGGCCGACCTGATCCAAGCCCACGCGAAGGTGGTCTCGGGCTTTGTCGAACGAGGTTTTGCGGAGGCGATGAAGAACCACGCCGTACCTGGTAAACCAGCTCGTGATTTCAAAACGACTGCGACTCCCGCGATTGCAGGTGTCGGCGAGATTGTCCGCTTACCCGATGCGTCCCAGCAACCTCGACCAGGAACCAAACTCTTGGTCGATCTGACTCGGGGAGCCAACCCGAACGACGTCAATCCGGCACTGAAGAAACTTGCGAAGTACCTCAACATCTGGGCAGGTGCGGGAGAGGAACCCGCCAGCCTTCAATTGGCGGTGGTGTTCCACGGTGACGCAACGCTTGTCGTTCTCGAACCAGGTGCCTACGCGGCCAAGTTCCAAACCGATGACAATCCGAATCTCTCGTTACTGCGAAAACTTCACGAGGCCGGAGTGGACATGTATGTCTGTGGCCAATCGTTGATTTCGAGTGGCGGTCAACCCGATGAGGTGGTCGTGTTCGTGGAAACCGCAGTTTCAGCCGTGACTTCCGTTGCCAACCTGCAAGCGGACGGCTTCGCTTACCTCCCGCTCGGGAATTGA
- a CDS encoding c-type heme family protein, with product MTLKTTLLPAGISLVLVWTIGCRPASQATSSNTQSADQSDIVIAADQVPSEANRQAMLQAKDDLFQSLSGRLKEVMSGQGPTAAISVCKNEATQIAKEVSEKHGLQIGRTGVRLRNPNNQPPKWAKELTDNQVDEPTFVSLSNGNAAALLPIKLQSQCLMCHGPRDEIAPIIQEQLTKLYPDDRATGFREGELRGWFWVEMPTS from the coding sequence ATGACACTCAAAACAACACTTCTTCCCGCAGGCATCTCGCTCGTCTTAGTTTGGACAATCGGATGTCGCCCCGCATCGCAGGCCACCTCGTCCAACACGCAGTCCGCCGACCAATCCGACATTGTGATTGCCGCGGATCAGGTCCCCAGCGAAGCGAATCGACAAGCCATGCTGCAAGCCAAAGACGACCTCTTTCAAAGCCTGTCGGGACGTTTGAAAGAAGTCATGAGTGGCCAAGGACCGACCGCGGCCATTTCAGTTTGCAAAAACGAGGCGACTCAGATCGCAAAGGAAGTCAGTGAGAAACACGGATTGCAGATTGGACGCACCGGCGTGCGTTTGAGAAACCCGAACAACCAACCGCCGAAGTGGGCGAAAGAACTGACAGACAACCAGGTCGATGAACCAACGTTCGTTTCCCTCAGCAATGGCAACGCCGCGGCGCTGCTTCCAATCAAGTTGCAATCACAATGTCTGATGTGCCACGGCCCCCGCGACGAAATCGCTCCAATCATCCAAGAACAACTGACCAAGCTCTACCCGGACGATCGGGCGACGGGCTTTCGTGAAGGAGAACTCCGCGGTTGGTTTTGGGTGGAGATGCCAACAAGCTAA